One window of Nocardia nova SH22a genomic DNA carries:
- a CDS encoding enoyl-CoA hydratase — protein MLAVSRDGDVVTIELQRPQRRNALNDELVAALREAVTTAAGQARVIVLTGQGPIFSAGADLSGVYSQDFLDSLRGLLRTIESVPVPVIAAINGGALGAGVQLALAADLRVMSPDSYIAVPAAKLGISVDGWTIRRLAALIGGGPARTILLGAEPVTASDAYTFGFANRLGTLADAQDWAKSIAALAPLSLRHMKLVFNDDGTRVEDTVEQRDALEAAWRSADAEEARLAREQKRAAKFVGR, from the coding sequence ATGCTGGCAGTGAGCCGGGATGGTGACGTGGTCACCATCGAATTGCAGCGCCCGCAGCGCCGCAACGCCCTCAACGACGAGTTGGTGGCGGCACTGCGGGAGGCCGTCACGACGGCGGCGGGACAGGCGCGGGTGATCGTGCTGACCGGCCAGGGGCCGATCTTCAGCGCCGGCGCCGATCTCTCCGGCGTGTATTCGCAGGATTTCCTGGATTCGCTGCGCGGCCTGCTGCGCACGATCGAGTCGGTGCCGGTGCCGGTGATCGCCGCGATCAACGGCGGTGCGCTGGGCGCGGGTGTGCAGTTGGCGCTGGCCGCCGACCTGCGGGTGATGAGCCCGGATTCCTATATCGCCGTTCCGGCGGCCAAGCTGGGCATCTCGGTGGACGGCTGGACCATCCGGCGGCTGGCCGCGCTGATCGGCGGCGGTCCCGCCCGCACCATACTGTTGGGCGCCGAACCGGTAACCGCCTCCGACGCATACACTTTCGGCTTCGCCAACCGCCTCGGCACCCTCGCCGACGCACAGGACTGGGCGAAATCCATCGCCGCCCTCGCACCGCTGTCGCTGCGGCACATGAAACTGGTGTTCAACGACGACGGCACCCGCGTGGAGGACACCGTCGAACAGCGCGATGCCCTGGAAGCGGCCTGGCGCAGTGCCGACGCCGAGGAAGCGCGGCTGGCACGCGAGCAGAAGCGCGCGGCGAAGTTCGTGGGGCGCTGA
- a CDS encoding MBL fold metallo-hydrolase, which produces MGTTGIVALARRAALAGAGLAGLRWVARAAWRIPAEMGASAAAVAPLAAGSASYRDRQFHNTEPSTQIAPGSGLSLLLSALTRRDVGRPPADIPLATAGYPEQAADLAVTWFGHATALIEVDGYRVLTDPVWSERVSPSPLVGPARLHPVPVPLSALPPVDVVVISHDHYDHLDRETVRALVAAQEAPFVVPIGIGAHLRKWRVPESRIIELDWGASTSITRPGRGELTVTCTEARHFSGRGLTRNTTLWASWVFAGPDRRAYFGGDTGYTKAFAEIGATYGPFDLTLLPIGAYDVHWPDVHMNPEEAVRAHADVCVGDARYGTLVPIHWATFNLAFHGWSEPVRRLVSAARAAGTPVAVPIPGERIDTNAVSPQVPWWEDVR; this is translated from the coding sequence ATGGGTACCACCGGGATCGTCGCGCTGGCCCGTCGTGCCGCGCTGGCAGGGGCCGGGCTGGCCGGACTGCGCTGGGTGGCCCGGGCGGCCTGGCGGATCCCCGCCGAGATGGGCGCGTCCGCCGCCGCCGTGGCGCCGCTGGCCGCCGGATCGGCGAGCTACCGCGACCGGCAGTTCCACAACACCGAGCCGAGCACCCAGATCGCACCCGGCTCCGGACTGTCGCTGCTGCTCTCGGCGCTCACCCGCCGCGATGTGGGGCGGCCCCCGGCCGATATTCCGCTGGCCACGGCCGGTTATCCGGAACAGGCGGCCGATCTGGCCGTGACCTGGTTCGGCCACGCCACCGCCCTGATCGAGGTGGACGGCTACCGCGTCCTCACCGATCCGGTCTGGAGTGAGCGGGTGTCGCCGTCGCCGCTGGTCGGCCCGGCGCGCCTGCATCCGGTGCCGGTGCCACTGTCGGCGCTGCCGCCGGTGGATGTGGTGGTGATCTCGCACGATCACTACGACCATCTCGATCGCGAGACGGTGCGGGCGCTGGTGGCGGCCCAGGAAGCGCCGTTCGTGGTGCCGATCGGGATCGGCGCGCATCTGCGCAAATGGCGGGTGCCCGAATCGCGGATCATCGAATTGGACTGGGGCGCATCGACGTCCATCACCCGGCCCGGTCGCGGCGAATTGACCGTGACCTGTACCGAGGCGCGGCACTTCTCCGGCCGTGGCCTCACCCGCAACACCACACTGTGGGCGTCGTGGGTCTTCGCCGGACCGGACCGGCGGGCGTATTTCGGCGGTGACACCGGCTACACGAAGGCCTTCGCCGAAATCGGCGCGACCTACGGTCCGTTCGATCTGACCCTGTTGCCGATCGGCGCGTACGACGTGCACTGGCCGGATGTGCACATGAATCCGGAGGAGGCGGTGCGCGCCCACGCCGATGTGTGCGTCGGCGACGCCCGCTACGGAACGCTGGTCCCCATCCACTGGGCCACCTTCAACCTGGCCTTCCACGGCTGGTCCGAGCCGGTGCGCCGGTTGGTGTCGGCGGCGCGTGCCGCGGGTACCCCGGTAGCAGTGCCGATTCCCGGGGAGCGGATAGATACCAATGCGGTATCACCGCAGGTCCCGTGGTGGGAAGATGTGCGTTAG
- a CDS encoding antitoxin, whose translation MSLIDTLKGLVGKGRDAASENADKIHGAVDKAGGFINEKTGGKYSDQIGKGTDAIKKNIPEQGGATPTPEPPQTPPATPPQAPQPPEG comes from the coding sequence ATGAGTTTGATCGACACGTTGAAGGGCCTGGTGGGTAAGGGGCGCGATGCCGCCTCCGAGAACGCCGACAAGATCCACGGCGCCGTGGACAAGGCCGGTGGTTTCATCAACGAGAAGACCGGCGGGAAGTACTCCGACCAGATCGGCAAGGGTACCGACGCCATCAAGAAGAACATTCCGGAGCAGGGCGGCGCCACGCCGACCCCCGAACCGCCGCAGACCCCGCCCGCCACTCCGCCGCAGGCGCCGCAGCCGCCCGAGGGCTGA
- a CDS encoding ATP-dependent DNA ligase has translation MAARRDFGGIEVGLTNLDKVLYPATGTTKGEVIDYFTAIAPALLPHIADRPVTRKRWPGGVDATSFFEKNLPTHAPAWIPRKQIQHSDRRVTYPLIDSVAGLAWIGQQAALEIHVPQWCFDGAAPGPVTRLVFDLDPGPGVGLADCALVALWIRDTVRDVGLDAYPVTSGSKGIHVYVPLDRVLSPGGASTVAKQLATGLEQVHPELVTATMAKAARPGKIFLDWSQNNPSKTTIAPYSLRGRAHPTVAAPRGWEEIEDRERLRHLTFGEVLERWRTDGDLLSGLDKPRDSGSPDPLGAYRSMRDPARTPEPVPAGRPDPGPGDRFVVQEHHARRLHWDVRMERDGVLVSWAVPKGPPTEPSQNRLAVHTEDHPLEYLHFHGDIPRGEYGAGAMTIWDSGTYETEKWRDDEVIVRFHGQRLSGRYAFIRTGGKQWLMHLMKSQAGDSGAPDDRGVPATDDGAAPVRGGTAGVPRGLSPMLATPGDVAKLDARDWVFETKWDGFRIITEIDRGELVVRSRAGNTVTDRYPRLAALGRELGTHRVVLDGEAVVFDADGIANLALLQSNAAQAVLVAFDVLYLDGTSLLRKRYTDRRRVLEALAARAPALFVPPQLDGPGAQALAYSREHGLEGVVAKRKDSVYLPGRRGQSWIKTRNWRTQEVLVGGWRRSAAREFASLLVGMRYEGKLYYIGRVGTGFGDRQMAELSARLRDLRRDTSPFANELTADERKDAVWVEPRMTGTVRYMNWTESGRLWHPAWLGSGK, from the coding sequence ATGGCGGCGCGCCGCGATTTCGGGGGCATCGAGGTCGGTCTGACCAACCTCGACAAGGTCCTGTATCCCGCGACCGGTACCACCAAGGGTGAGGTGATCGACTACTTCACCGCCATCGCCCCGGCCCTGCTGCCGCATATCGCCGATCGTCCGGTCACGCGCAAGCGCTGGCCGGGCGGCGTGGACGCGACGTCGTTCTTCGAGAAGAATCTCCCCACGCACGCACCGGCCTGGATTCCGCGCAAGCAGATTCAGCATTCGGATCGCCGGGTGACCTATCCGCTCATCGACTCGGTGGCGGGGCTGGCCTGGATCGGGCAGCAGGCGGCGCTGGAAATCCATGTGCCGCAATGGTGTTTCGACGGTGCGGCGCCCGGTCCGGTGACCCGGCTGGTCTTCGATCTGGATCCGGGGCCCGGCGTGGGGCTGGCCGATTGCGCGCTGGTGGCCCTGTGGATACGCGATACCGTGCGCGATGTGGGGCTGGACGCCTATCCGGTCACCAGTGGTAGCAAGGGAATTCACGTCTATGTGCCGCTGGATCGGGTGCTGAGTCCGGGCGGTGCGTCGACGGTCGCCAAACAGCTGGCCACCGGATTGGAGCAGGTGCATCCGGAGTTGGTGACCGCGACGATGGCGAAGGCCGCGCGACCGGGCAAGATCTTCCTCGACTGGAGTCAGAACAATCCGTCGAAGACCACCATCGCACCGTATTCGCTGCGCGGGCGCGCACATCCGACCGTGGCGGCGCCGCGCGGCTGGGAGGAGATCGAGGACCGGGAACGGTTGCGGCACTTGACCTTCGGGGAGGTGCTCGAGCGGTGGCGGACCGACGGTGACCTGCTGTCCGGTCTGGACAAGCCGCGCGATTCCGGGTCGCCGGATCCGCTGGGGGCCTATCGGTCGATGCGGGATCCGGCCCGCACGCCCGAGCCCGTTCCGGCGGGCCGCCCCGATCCGGGGCCGGGGGACCGCTTCGTGGTGCAGGAACATCATGCGCGGCGGCTGCACTGGGACGTCCGGATGGAACGCGACGGGGTGCTGGTGTCGTGGGCGGTGCCCAAGGGGCCGCCGACCGAGCCGTCGCAGAATCGGCTGGCCGTGCACACCGAGGATCACCCGCTCGAATATCTGCACTTCCACGGCGATATTCCGCGCGGCGAATACGGCGCCGGAGCGATGACGATCTGGGATTCCGGCACCTACGAGACCGAGAAGTGGCGCGACGACGAGGTCATCGTGCGATTCCACGGGCAGCGGCTGAGCGGGCGGTACGCGTTCATCCGCACCGGCGGCAAGCAGTGGCTGATGCATCTGATGAAGTCGCAGGCGGGCGACTCCGGCGCACCGGACGATCGCGGTGTCCCGGCGACGGATGATGGCGCCGCACCCGTCCGGGGCGGGACCGCCGGTGTTCCACGCGGCCTGTCACCCATGCTCGCGACACCGGGCGATGTCGCGAAACTCGATGCGCGCGACTGGGTTTTCGAAACGAAGTGGGACGGATTCCGGATCATCACCGAAATCGACCGTGGTGAGCTGGTGGTGCGCAGCCGGGCCGGTAATACCGTGACCGATCGCTATCCGCGGCTGGCGGCTCTCGGGCGTGAACTCGGCACGCACCGCGTCGTACTCGACGGTGAGGCGGTGGTGTTCGACGCCGACGGAATCGCCAATCTCGCACTGCTGCAATCGAATGCGGCGCAGGCGGTCCTGGTCGCCTTCGATGTGCTGTACCTGGACGGCACCTCACTGCTGCGCAAGCGCTACACCGATCGGCGGCGGGTGCTCGAGGCGCTGGCCGCTCGCGCGCCCGCACTGTTCGTGCCGCCGCAACTGGACGGGCCGGGTGCGCAAGCGCTGGCGTACAGCCGCGAGCACGGGCTCGAGGGGGTGGTGGCCAAGCGCAAGGATTCGGTGTACCTGCCGGGGCGGCGCGGGCAGTCCTGGATCAAGACCCGGAACTGGCGCACCCAGGAAGTGCTCGTGGGCGGCTGGCGGCGCAGTGCCGCAAGGGAATTCGCCTCCCTGCTGGTCGGGATGCGATACGAGGGGAAGCTGTACTACATCGGCCGCGTCGGCACGGGATTCGGTGATCGGCAGATGGCGGAACTGAGTGCGCGCCTGCGGGATCTGCGCCGCGACACCAGTCCGTTCGCGAACGAGCTCACCGCCGACGAGCGGAAGGACGCGGTCTGGGTGGAACCGCGGATGACCGGCACCGTGCGGTACATGAACTGGACGGAATCCGGCCGACTGTGGCATCCGGCGTGGCTTGGTTCGGGAAAGTAG
- a CDS encoding DUF6861 domain-containing protein, producing the protein MILRKFAAVVLPAVVAVALGAGTVHADTGTPAVRYESKLIGNTVETTLDGGFFRLGADGTTVDVTDTAGHALVTLPLSFRQDGLEYPLPHRIRDDARVLDLTATKDAARARPVQLTPVASLVENQNAMNAFATQFGIATAIGGFVGTAIGAAIGLVVGAMAGGIGAIPGFITGASVGAIIGTVVVGGPTLVIAAVDLVNTLTAAPGTSKWNGLTAY; encoded by the coding sequence ATGATTCTGCGCAAGTTCGCTGCCGTCGTTCTGCCGGCAGTGGTGGCCGTCGCCCTCGGAGCGGGAACCGTCCACGCCGATACCGGCACACCCGCGGTCCGCTACGAGAGCAAACTGATCGGGAACACCGTCGAAACCACGCTCGACGGGGGCTTCTTCCGTCTCGGCGCCGACGGCACGACGGTCGATGTCACCGACACCGCGGGCCACGCCCTGGTCACCCTCCCCCTGTCGTTCCGGCAGGACGGATTGGAATATCCCCTGCCACACCGGATCCGCGACGACGCGCGGGTGCTGGATCTGACGGCGACGAAGGACGCGGCGCGGGCCCGTCCCGTCCAACTGACTCCGGTCGCGTCGCTGGTCGAGAATCAGAACGCGATGAACGCGTTCGCGACGCAGTTCGGGATCGCCACCGCGATCGGCGGATTCGTCGGTACCGCGATCGGCGCGGCGATCGGCCTGGTGGTCGGGGCGATGGCGGGTGGGATCGGCGCGATTCCGGGATTCATCACCGGCGCCAGTGTGGGTGCGATCATCGGCACCGTGGTGGTCGGGGGACCCACACTGGTCATCGCCGCGGTCGACCTCGTCAACACGCTGACGGCGGCGCCCGGGACGAGTAAGTGGAACGGGCTCACCGCCTACTGA
- a CDS encoding CbiQ family ECF transporter T component, whose product MSIVLLRVVPVDSPIRRLWAGTKMIAAFLISLLLMLVPSWPVLGVMVAFVVAVALLARLPLGTLPRFPWWFWALILLGGLLTVPVGTTAVLRYVQVNVFALILLAVSFLITWTTPMSEIAPALAKLGAPLRRLRIPVDEWAVVVALTLRGLPLLMDEIRILRAARRLRPKDGTRASANPLADILTAAMAVATRRAGELGEAITARGGTGELTAHPAAPGRADFVALTVVVVVCGAGAAMALLL is encoded by the coding sequence ATGAGCATCGTGCTGCTGCGTGTGGTTCCGGTCGACAGCCCGATCCGCCGCCTGTGGGCGGGCACCAAGATGATCGCCGCCTTCCTGATCAGCCTGTTGCTGATGTTGGTGCCGTCGTGGCCGGTGCTCGGCGTGATGGTGGCGTTCGTCGTGGCGGTCGCCCTGCTGGCGCGCCTGCCGCTGGGCACACTGCCGCGGTTCCCGTGGTGGTTCTGGGCGTTGATCCTGCTGGGCGGTCTGCTCACGGTTCCCGTCGGCACCACCGCGGTCCTGCGCTATGTCCAGGTCAACGTGTTCGCGCTGATCCTGCTCGCGGTGTCCTTCCTGATCACCTGGACCACGCCGATGAGCGAGATCGCGCCCGCCCTCGCGAAACTGGGCGCCCCGCTGCGCCGGTTGCGGATTCCGGTCGACGAATGGGCCGTCGTGGTGGCCCTGACACTGCGCGGGCTACCACTGCTGATGGACGAGATCCGCATTCTGCGAGCGGCCCGGCGGCTGCGCCCCAAAGACGGCACCCGTGCGTCGGCGAATCCGCTGGCCGACATCCTCACCGCGGCCATGGCCGTCGCGACCCGGCGAGCGGGCGAACTGGGTGAGGCCATCACCGCACGGGGCGGAACGGGCGAGCTCACCGCTCATCCCGCCGCCCCCGGCCGCGCCGATTTCGTGGCTCTGACCGTGGTCGTCGTGGTCTGCGGCGCGGGCGCGGCCATGGCCCTGCTCTTGTAG